The nucleotide sequence tatccaattgatgaaggggcgcagatagcctgggcaaacagacatcgcagtcaagcctaacatctaagacctgagaccccaacctagccacttgccgggtctggggcacactggtccggcgtgctctcagaggccgccgccgccgactgccaccgctccatcttcagaactgtactgatgcatcaaccttgctcggtccagctatcgtcgacgccaccacgacgcccaacggcacctcctccttGCGCGCAAATAGCtgaacacgtcgcggtcgccactgatacacctcagcgccatgctgccaagtaccaccagccgacacagcttgaagcccttggaggatccgtcgtgcgtagcacctgctgaccaggcatgaccaagcgtagcacctgtcggtcaggcatgacttgacatctccaccgaagctccgtgcaagacgaagccgctccacctcctgcctctgacttccagcgcagCTCCacaaaacgatgctcccaagagagaaacgacaccgcagtgccgccatcttccggtctggaacaccagatcctagggtttcccccggagcaatacgagtgggtcgacggtagtcacatgacgatgccttcatcaaggtaacgacgtggaacgccgccatcgcccgccgtcggctcgattttcaccggcaactacgtcttcccgactcgcagctggtgccagatgacggatcccgagatccgaacacccagcctcagccgaccacctctgacggaagagatgaccaccatcGCCGGCTGCACCGGTCAGAACAGATCTGATCGAAGGTGCCGCCGACGAGACCACCAGGCCCCCCACGCCGCCATCGCCGATCTGAAGACAGCATGCACGCCACCGCAGCCAAGCCGGCCGCCGCCCCCCGAAGGGCCATCAGCAGCGCCCGCAGCCCTGGCCTCCGCCGCGCCAAGCCGTCGCCATCCGAGGACGGGCCGGCCTCCCGCCGCCTGCAGCCATCCGCCGCGCCGCAGATCCCAGATCGGTCGCACCACCACACGCCTTGGGGTCCGCCCCACCCCGGATACGCACGGGAGAGGAGATCCcacgccaccgccgtcggcccccgggcttagcccggcggcgtcttccggcggcgacggagggagaggaggagggagtttgcggcggcggcggctaggtttctggccgcccgagtcgccctaggGGAGGACGACGCGGGGGCATCCAGATGCGATCCAGATGCGATCCAGAACAATGTTGACATATCACACCACATTTCACGAAAATACACACGAGCTGGGTTCAACGGAAATCTTTATACCCACTCCCAAAGGCCAAATCCGAGAGTCAATTGCTCATTCAGCGAGAGGATTGATCACATGGCCAAGGAACAGTACTGCGCTGGTTTTCTCCTCGACAATGGCGAATAAGAAGGGCCGGTCCGCCACGAAATCCACCGGAGGCCGTGGCGCCCTTGCACTGTCCTGGATCGCCACGGCCGTTGCTGCGGCGGCCACGGTGCCCAGCTCGTCCACCTCGATGGTGGCCTTATGGTACACGCCCGCGATGAAGAGCCCATCCCCGCCGCTCACCATGCCCCAGAAGTCGCCGCCTTCGAAAGCCCTGGTGACCCCGAGCCTCCGCATGTCCGACGACGCCTCGAACTCGAACGTGAACTTGAACTTCGGCACCATGAACCGCCCGACCGGGACCTGGACCCCCGGCGTGTGGCTCTTGATGAACCCCGGCGTCGCGACCGCCTTGTCGTAGAGATCGGCGAGGCCGAGAGCGGCGCCGTCCGGGAGGAGGAGAAGCATGTACAATGCAGCCTCGGCTCGCCGCCCCGCGTGGTCGCCGTCGTTCTTGTAGGGCAGCTTGAGGGCCCTGAAGCCCGGGTAGACGGCGACGTGCTGCTCGAACGGGAACCGGCCCGTCGTCATGAACGGCACGCGCACGATGGTGCCGTCTGGGACGTGGAACGGCGCGGTGAAGGTCGCCGACTGGTCGAACGGCTGGGACCACGTCCCGTTGAAGTAGAGCGCGTTGGCGAGGACGACTCGCGTGGACGAGCCGACCGAGCCGGGAGGGAGGACGTCGCGGATGCGCCCGTCCGTCGCGCCGGCGACGAAGCCGTTCACTCGCCGCCTCGCCTGCTCCGGGTCCGAGGAGAAATCCACCGATTCCGCGGTGGCAGCGTACCTCGACGCGGCGGTGGCCATGAACTCCGGCTCCAGCGCCTGCGCGCGGTCGACCCACACGCCGCACGCGAACGACGTCTGCGCCAGGCCGTTGAGCCTGCCAGCCAGATCCGTCGACGACGCGCCGTGCAGCTCGTCGAGCGACGCCGAGCCAAGGAACCCCAGGAGCTCCTCGCGCGTCTCGCCCCGCGTGCCGGCGGCCACCAGCGCGAGCGCCGCGTGGATGGACAGCGGCGAGACGATGAAATTGCCTCCCCCGCCGGCTGCCGCCCGGACGCCGACCTCCCTGGCGAGAGGCAGGCATGACGCCTTCCCGCCTTCATCGCCACCTATCGCTGCCCCCACAGACACAGAATGGCCACCTGGAAGCACCTCGTCGAGCAAGGGGGCGCGTGCTTGCGTCCCAGCGTGGCTGTAAGAGCTGTGGAGGTAGCTCTGGCCGCTGCAAGGGCAACGCTGCGCGCAGTCAAGCCGCGGGCGCCGGGAAGTCATCGTCCTGAATTCGACCTGCGACCGCCATGCGGCAAACAGCGTCAGGCAGAGGACGGCCTTCCACAAGGGCGACATCCAGATCGCCGATCTATCTGCCGACTAGCCACTAGTTGACCTTTGAACCCACTGTCCGTCCATCGAGGCATCGACCAGGTAGTGCTAGAAGAAGCATTTCTTTGGTGAATGACAGGATAGGATCTCTCAATTCGATCTCAACTCTAAGTAAATCAAATGTAATGTAAACCAATAAGAACCACTCATCAGTAAGCTCGTTTAGTTGGAACCTAGAGCATCCTTAAAGGCCGCGCTAAATAAGTGCCCCGCCGTAAATTTGTGCTTTTTAACGCACGCGCAATCGATATCCGGGCTTCAGCGGACGCGCATTAAGCGCGCGGTCCGAATCGCCATCGCGGCTGTTTATTTGGTGTGCCCGCTTCCGCACGCCGCACTCTGAGAGGCATGAATTTTGCGtgtctcatgggaggcatgggagcaCCTCCGGGCGGAATGTCTTTCGGTGTGCCTCACACATCTTCGCATGCtgtcgttgaagatcttgccaacacctttCGAGTTTCACATGATGATGTGGCGCGCgacaatgaagaggaggaggaagaattgTCTTCGGATGATGAATCGGAgaaagaggaagacgaagacgaggacgatGCTTGATTGTTGATGGGCCATTCGTTGGCGTTAACTTTTGTGTCATGATTGGTTtggattttgaacttggttggatgatgtTGTGGGCATAAATTTAAACTTATGGGCATGCACTTTTATGTCATGAACTTGTTTCGGTGATTTAAATTATGCCAtgtgttgttttgatgtttgaaatatCATCTCGTGTCCAAAATGCAACATATGGCAAGCGCCGGCTGCGCGCTCGCTGCTTTTTAGCGCAGCTGCTGGAGCTATTCACGCACGTTAAAATTTGCAGCGGTCGTTGGAGCAAGCGCTCGTCGCCGCGTCAAAACAGGCGATCAACGAGCTGCAAACGTCTTTTTAGCGCGCCTCGCGTTGGgcgttgttggagatgctcttaaaagTTGCTGGCTAACATCGGAACTGCTCCACAGACGACATGTGCAACCGATTTTCGCACGACCATGAAATCGAGCGGCTGTTGCCCTTTAAGTCGACTACATGTGTGGCTGGATTTACATCGTCGTGCATGAATCGTCCGTCTGTTGTCGTCCGTATAGCATGATTCGGCTAACATCATGTTAGTAACATGGCTGAATGAGTTGTCGGAATCTTTTACCATCTTCTCTGATTGTGATTCGTTGCCTGTACTGCACCACCTTAGCTTGACCAGCGACTGCCTGAATTTTTCTAAGCATAAGCTGATTCTGACTTTCTTACACCCTGTACAGTTTGTTCCTTACAGCCGGACCTGTATTTGTATCCGTTGTGGTATATCTATGTCCAATTTATGATAATAAAAATGGTTCGGGCCGGCGTAAGCCTGCCCGTCATAAAAAAATCGAAACCCAAATCATGTGAGTCCACAAATTGGTTTGGAGTAGAATCATCGATGAAACGAACATTCCAGCCGCTGATAACAGTGAGTGCACATCAAACGGAAGTGCAAGCGAAGCCACGGACCCACGGCACAAACATATCACTGGGAAATATCAGATATATCATCGTCTTGAATGCCGCACAGCACAATACATGTGCTCTATTTCTACTACTAGTACAAATTAAACTGACAAACCATTTTCAACAGGTAGACAGAGTtgagaaacaaattcaaataatTTCTTGCAATCTGTAAGTGCTATCCATAACTGTAAATGTGTACGGACCATCCCGTGGATCTCTCATAGCTAGTTCTAAAAGAACATAattctccacacacacacacacacaaaattgtGATTCCTTCGAATCAAAGAGGTCCCAAATGGTTCCacatttttttggaaatggaggtataccccggcctctgcatcatgatgatgcatgcggc is from Triticum aestivum cultivar Chinese Spring chromosome 1B, IWGSC CS RefSeq v2.1, whole genome shotgun sequence and encodes:
- the LOC123093803 gene encoding putative serpin-Z12, with product MSPLWKAVLCLTLFAAWRSQVEFRTMTSRRPRLDCAQRCPCSGQSYLHSSYSHAGTQARAPLLDEVLPGGHSVSVGAAIGGDEGGKASCLPLAREVGVRAAAGGGGNFIVSPLSIHAALALVAAGTRGETREELLGFLGSASLDELHGASSTDLAGRLNGLAQTSFACGVWVDRAQALEPEFMATAASRYAATAESVDFSSDPEQARRRVNGFVAGATDGRIRDVLPPGSVGSSTRVVLANALYFNGTWSQPFDQSATFTAPFHVPDGTIVRVPFMTTGRFPFEQHVAVYPGFRALKLPYKNDGDHAGRRAEAALYMLLLLPDGAALGLADLYDKAVATPGFIKSHTPGVQVPVGRFMVPKFKFTFEFEASSDMRRLGVTRAFEGGDFWGMVSGGDGLFIAGVYHKATIEVDELGTVAAAATAVAIQDSARAPRPPVDFVADRPFLFAIVEEKTSAVLFLGHVINPLAE